The following are from one region of the Paenibacillus protaetiae genome:
- a CDS encoding DUF2161 family putative PD-(D/E)XK-type phosphodiesterase — translation MAVQKEEELYQPIKTFYEKKGYIVKSEVMHCDIVAVKENETIIVELKKTFNLALLLQGVERLRLTDKVVLAVERNRKKSGAHNQRFSDLAELCRMLGIGLMTVTLFKTKPALVEMLCEPGELPVRHARVKQKAKLLREFRERSGDYNVGGSNGRKLVTAYREKSLKLALLIREEGPVSPSQAARATGNARCGEFLRNNYYGWFERISRGQYGLRKEGEAALIEYASVIENWKR, via the coding sequence GTGGCTGTTCAAAAGGAAGAAGAGCTGTACCAGCCTATTAAAACGTTCTATGAAAAGAAAGGTTACATCGTCAAAAGCGAGGTCATGCATTGCGATATCGTGGCAGTAAAAGAAAATGAAACCATTATTGTGGAATTGAAAAAAACATTTAATTTAGCGCTGCTGCTGCAAGGGGTGGAGCGGCTGCGCCTTACCGATAAAGTGGTACTCGCCGTTGAACGCAACCGCAAAAAAAGCGGCGCCCACAATCAGCGGTTCAGCGATCTGGCAGAGCTGTGCCGCATGCTGGGCATCGGGCTGATGACGGTGACCCTGTTCAAAACCAAACCGGCGCTCGTCGAAATGTTATGCGAACCGGGGGAGCTTCCGGTCCGCCATGCGCGGGTCAAGCAAAAGGCAAAGCTGCTGCGCGAATTCCGCGAACGCAGCGGCGACTACAATGTCGGCGGAAGCAACGGCCGCAAGCTGGTGACCGCTTACCGGGAAAAATCGCTGAAGCTGGCGCTGCTGATCCGCGAAGAAGGACCGGTATCGCCAAGCCAGGCAGCCAGAGCTACCGGCAACGCCCGCTGCGGCGAATTTTTGCGCAACAACTATTATGGATGGTTTGAGCGCATCAGCCGCGGCCAATACGGCTTGCGCAAGGAAGGCGAGGCTGCGCTCATTGAATATGCCAGCGTCATTGAAAACTGGAAAAGATAA
- a CDS encoding PrkA family serine protein kinase has product MDIFKRISEYQTENERLAWTGTFKEYVDLLKQNPSPAMTAHARVYEMIESYGVEEVGGRKKYKFFEQEIYGLDRAIEKLADEYFHSAAKRLDVRKRILLLMGPVSGGKSTIVTMLKKGLERFSKTDRGAVYAIKGCPMHEEPLHLIPHELRSEIEKELGVRIEGNLCPSCQMRLRTEYNGDIENVLVERVIVSEENRIGIGTFSPSDPKSQDIADLTGSIDFSTITEFGSESDPRAYRFDGELNKANRGLMEFQEMLKCDEKFLWNLLSLTQEGNFKAGRFALISADELIIAHTNESEYKSFIANKKNEALQSRMIVMPIPYNLKVSEEEKIYTKLISQSDMRHIHIAPHALRSAAIFSILTRLKETKKQGMDLVKKMRMYDGEEVEGFKDADLKEMQNEYIEEGMTGIDPRYVINRISSALIKQDMSCINALDVLRGLKDGLDQHPSITKEERERYLNFISVARKEYDNLAKKEVQKAFVYSFEESARTLFENYLDNIESYCNWTKIKDPLTGEEMDPDERLMRSIEEQIGISENAKKAFREEILIRISSYSRKGKKFDFTSHERLREAVEKKLFADLKDIVKITTSTKTPDESQLKRMNEVTKRLIDEHGYCPVCANELLRYVGSLLNR; this is encoded by the coding sequence ATGGACATTTTCAAACGGATTTCGGAATACCAGACGGAGAACGAAAGGTTGGCATGGACGGGTACATTCAAAGAGTATGTGGACCTGCTGAAGCAAAATCCGTCACCGGCCATGACAGCTCATGCGCGCGTGTACGAAATGATTGAATCCTACGGTGTTGAAGAAGTTGGCGGGAGAAAGAAGTACAAATTTTTTGAACAGGAAATTTACGGCCTGGATCGCGCAATCGAAAAGCTGGCGGATGAATATTTCCACTCGGCTGCGAAGAGGCTTGATGTCCGTAAACGGATTCTGCTCCTCATGGGCCCGGTCAGCGGCGGCAAATCTACCATTGTAACGATGCTGAAAAAAGGGCTTGAACGATTTTCCAAAACGGACCGCGGGGCGGTATACGCAATTAAGGGCTGCCCGATGCACGAGGAGCCGCTTCACCTGATCCCGCATGAATTGCGGTCGGAAATTGAAAAGGAGCTTGGCGTACGGATTGAAGGCAATTTGTGCCCGAGCTGCCAAATGCGGCTGCGAACCGAATATAACGGCGATATTGAAAATGTGCTGGTCGAGCGCGTCATTGTTTCCGAAGAAAACCGGATTGGCATCGGTACCTTCAGCCCGTCTGACCCCAAATCGCAAGATATTGCGGATTTGACGGGAAGCATAGACTTCTCGACGATTACCGAATTTGGCTCGGAATCCGATCCGCGCGCTTACCGGTTTGACGGCGAGCTGAACAAGGCGAATCGGGGACTGATGGAATTCCAGGAAATGCTGAAATGCGATGAGAAGTTTTTGTGGAACTTGCTTTCGCTGACGCAGGAAGGCAATTTCAAGGCTGGCCGCTTCGCGTTAATAAGCGCGGATGAGCTGATCATCGCCCATACGAATGAATCCGAATACAAATCGTTTATCGCCAATAAGAAAAACGAAGCGCTTCAATCCCGCATGATTGTCATGCCGATTCCGTATAACCTGAAGGTGTCGGAGGAAGAGAAAATTTATACGAAGCTTATCAGTCAAAGCGATATGAGACATATTCACATCGCGCCTCATGCGCTTCGTTCCGCAGCGATTTTCTCCATTCTGACCCGCTTGAAGGAAACGAAGAAGCAAGGCATGGATCTTGTGAAAAAAATGCGGATGTACGACGGCGAAGAAGTTGAAGGGTTCAAAGACGCCGACCTGAAGGAAATGCAAAACGAATACATTGAAGAAGGCATGACCGGCATCGACCCCCGGTATGTCATTAACCGGATCTCGAGCGCGCTGATCAAGCAGGATATGTCCTGCATTAATGCCCTTGATGTGCTGCGGGGACTGAAGGATGGACTCGACCAGCACCCGTCCATTACGAAGGAAGAGCGGGAGCGGTATTTGAACTTTATTTCCGTGGCACGCAAGGAATATGACAATCTGGCTAAAAAAGAAGTGCAAAAAGCGTTTGTCTATTCCTTTGAAGAATCGGCCCGCACTTTATTCGAGAACTATTTGGACAATATCGAATCTTATTGCAACTGGACGAAAATTAAAGATCCTTTGACCGGCGAGGAGATGGATCCGGACGAAAGGCTGATGCGTTCGATCGAGGAGCAAATCGGCATTTCGGAAAACGCCAAAAAAGCGTTCCGCGAAGAAATATTGATCCGTATATCCTCGTACTCCCGCAAAGGCAAAAAATTCGATTTTACAAGCCATGAACGGCTGCGGGAAGCGGTGGAGAAAAAGCTGTTTGCGGATTTAAAGGATATTGTCAAAATCACGACTTCTACCAAAACGCCGGATGAAAGCCAGCTGAAACGGATGAACGAAGTGACGAAACGGCTGATCGACGAGCACGGCTACTGCCCGGTTTGCGCCAACGAGCTGCTTCGATATGTTGGAAGTTTGCTGAACCGGTAA
- a CDS encoding globin-coupled sensor protein, with product MINVGVERQRQLDYCGITDQHLKLLAEYRPVFEQVVDEVVERFYEKIGSQPELVDIINKVSSIERLKQTQKTYWMSLTDGVIDNAFIDNRIRIGAVHSRIGLSTSWYLGTYLTYLDIAVSVFERVIPGQWQKVVFALSKMFNLDSQFVLEAYNQSEHRKIEELVESKTEMLTTVTEAVEQLAELMVEMDEGAQMIAATAQSTSDSQEKTNELLGELRAEMESITEMGSLIRDISDQTHLLGLNAAIEAARAGENGRGFQVVADEVRKLAASSKSAQENIQDKLDEIDRKLTAVRKESEQTSTEARNQAARSQELATFVSMVDKVTKELQQLNK from the coding sequence ATGATTAATGTCGGCGTTGAACGCCAGAGGCAGCTTGATTATTGCGGAATTACAGATCAGCATCTGAAGCTGCTTGCCGAATACCGTCCGGTATTCGAACAGGTAGTGGATGAAGTCGTTGAACGCTTTTATGAGAAAATAGGTTCACAGCCGGAGCTGGTTGATATCATTAATAAAGTAAGCAGCATCGAACGTTTGAAGCAGACGCAAAAAACGTACTGGATGTCATTAACTGACGGCGTTATTGACAACGCTTTTATTGATAACCGGATTCGCATCGGCGCGGTCCATTCCCGTATCGGATTGTCGACGTCCTGGTACTTAGGCACTTATTTGACGTATTTGGATATTGCGGTTTCGGTATTCGAAAGGGTTATTCCCGGTCAATGGCAGAAGGTTGTGTTTGCGCTCAGCAAAATGTTTAACCTGGACTCCCAGTTTGTGCTGGAAGCTTATAACCAGAGCGAACACCGGAAGATCGAAGAGCTGGTTGAGTCCAAAACCGAGATGCTGACGACCGTTACGGAAGCTGTAGAGCAGCTGGCCGAGCTGATGGTCGAAATGGATGAAGGCGCCCAGATGATTGCGGCGACAGCGCAGTCGACATCGGACTCGCAGGAAAAAACAAACGAGCTGCTTGGCGAGCTTCGCGCGGAGATGGAAAGCATTACCGAAATGGGCTCTTTAATCCGCGATATATCGGACCAGACGCATTTGCTCGGCTTAAATGCGGCCATCGAAGCGGCCAGAGCGGGCGAGAACGGCAGAGGGTTTCAGGTTGTTGCGGATGAAGTCCGCAAGCTGGCCGCCTCCTCCAAAAGCGCGCAAGAGAACATCCAGGATAAGCTGGATGAGATTGACCGCAAGCTGACCGCTGTCCGCAAAGAGTCCGAGCAGACTTCTACGGAAGCGCGCAATCAGGCGGCGCGTTCGCAGGAGCTTGCAACGTTCGTATCTATGGTGGATAAGGTTACAAAAGAATTGCAGCAGTTGAATAAGTAA
- a CDS encoding circularly permuted type 2 ATP-grasp protein: MSTATQSHYYDSQSFYDEMFDKDHSVRPHYDTVHRLFGRMKPSELMLRQNALNQRMMEEGITFTLYSPNQSEPLERTIPFDYIPRVIPKQEWENIDRGVKQRIRALNAFIHDIYHSQRIVSDGIIPRSMIVSNTYFRPEMAGMDVPGGVYITASGIDLIRDEKGQYYVLEDNLRSPSGFSYLFKGRTLMSEIFHDLFLSSSVQSIERSLNCFLSSLRSLAPNGKSDPLIVLLTPGAYNSAYYEHTFLAQQLGIHLVEGRDLVYKDHKIYLRDMRGLRQVDVIYRRLDDDYLDPLSFNPDSLLGVPGLMNAYRAGNVAIANAPGTGVADDKAIYAYVPEMIRYYLGEKPVLQNVPTYILSRKEEREYVLEHLNQLVVKETSLSGGYGMLIGPTASAKEIRSFADAIRNNPGRYIAQTTMMLSRAPVMVNGSMSPRHIDLRAFALMGEESHVIPGGLTRVAMKEGSLVVNSSQGGGVKDTWVLNR; encoded by the coding sequence ATGTCGACGGCCACGCAATCGCATTACTACGATTCCCAATCCTTCTACGACGAAATGTTCGATAAAGATCATTCCGTTCGCCCGCATTATGATACGGTTCACCGTTTGTTCGGGCGAATGAAGCCGTCGGAATTAATGCTGCGCCAGAACGCGCTTAACCAGCGAATGATGGAAGAAGGCATCACCTTTACCCTTTATAGCCCTAATCAAAGTGAACCGCTCGAGAGAACCATTCCTTTTGATTATATTCCGCGGGTCATCCCCAAACAGGAATGGGAAAATATTGACCGCGGCGTCAAACAGCGCATCCGGGCGTTAAATGCATTCATCCACGATATTTACCACAGCCAGAGGATCGTTTCCGACGGTATTATTCCCCGCAGCATGATTGTTTCCAATACGTATTTCCGTCCGGAGATGGCGGGCATGGACGTTCCCGGAGGCGTGTACATTACGGCGTCCGGCATCGACTTGATTCGCGATGAGAAAGGGCAGTACTACGTGCTTGAGGACAACTTGCGTTCTCCTTCCGGCTTCTCCTATTTGTTTAAAGGCCGGACGTTGATGAGCGAAATATTCCATGACTTATTTTTATCTTCTTCCGTCCAAAGCATCGAGCGCAGCTTGAACTGTTTCTTAAGTTCGCTTCGATCACTTGCCCCAAATGGGAAATCCGATCCGTTAATCGTACTCCTTACACCGGGCGCTTACAACTCCGCTTATTATGAGCATACCTTTTTGGCCCAGCAGCTGGGCATTCATCTCGTAGAAGGCCGGGATCTTGTCTACAAGGATCATAAAATTTACTTGCGCGATATGCGCGGGCTGCGCCAGGTTGACGTTATTTACAGGCGTTTGGATGATGATTATCTTGATCCGCTTTCGTTTAATCCCGATTCGCTGCTTGGCGTTCCCGGCCTGATGAACGCCTACCGCGCCGGCAATGTAGCGATTGCGAATGCGCCCGGCACAGGCGTTGCCGATGATAAAGCGATTTATGCTTATGTGCCGGAGATGATCCGTTACTATTTGGGGGAAAAGCCGGTGCTGCAAAATGTGCCTACTTATATTTTGTCCCGCAAGGAGGAGCGGGAGTATGTGCTCGAACATTTGAACCAGCTTGTAGTGAAAGAAACATCGCTGTCCGGGGGGTACGGGATGCTGATCGGACCAACCGCATCGGCCAAAGAAATCCGTTCGTTCGCCGATGCCATCCGGAATAATCCCGGCCGCTACATTGCGCAAACCACGATGATGCTTTCGCGTGCCCCGGTTATGGTTAACGGCAGCATGTCGCCGCGCCATATTGATCTCCGGGCATTTGCGCTGATGGGCGAAGAATCGCATGTTATCCCGGGCGGACTAACCAGGGTTGCGATGAAAGAAGGTTCACTGGTCGTCAATTCTTCGCAAGGCGGGGGCGTTAAAGATACTTGGGTGCTTAACCGTTAA
- a CDS encoding alpha-E domain-containing protein — translation MLNRNAEALFWIGRYMERAENHARLIDVHYHLQAEDELVNTEQHADQTVDNTSKWMRIVDALGSRESFEQQYGVYTEQDVLHYATLDRDNENSLVCCVNHARGNLRTLREKVPAELWDVVNAFYLWLRDKEPEDMIKESPHLFYGRIKEWTALFHGYGQSVMPRENEWHFIECGRYLERAENTLRIIKAANNVTNAESWSSTESYAYLLAVLKSLSGFQPFRRYYADGVSVEAIMEFVVINPVFPRSVHFAFHALEEHMRQIELQDPQLRTSHDRMLRQVGKVKADMACLEREDIMIDRSGQIVSHLVNACQQLGTAFAKTFFRMGEASA, via the coding sequence ATGCTGAACCGTAATGCAGAGGCGTTGTTTTGGATTGGACGGTATATGGAGCGGGCGGAAAATCACGCCAGATTGATTGACGTCCATTATCATCTTCAGGCTGAAGATGAACTCGTAAATACAGAGCAGCATGCAGATCAAACGGTTGACAACACCTCCAAATGGATGAGAATTGTAGATGCGCTTGGCAGCCGGGAATCTTTCGAGCAGCAATACGGCGTATATACCGAACAAGATGTCCTCCATTATGCAACACTCGACCGGGATAATGAAAATTCGCTCGTCTGCTGCGTAAACCATGCACGGGGCAATTTGCGCACATTGCGCGAGAAAGTGCCGGCCGAGCTGTGGGACGTGGTGAACGCTTTTTACTTATGGCTGAGAGATAAAGAACCGGAAGATATGATCAAAGAATCGCCGCATCTGTTTTATGGGCGGATCAAGGAATGGACGGCGTTGTTTCACGGTTACGGCCAGTCGGTTATGCCGCGCGAAAATGAATGGCATTTTATCGAATGCGGCCGTTATCTGGAACGTGCGGAAAATACGCTGCGCATTATAAAAGCCGCGAATAACGTAACCAATGCGGAAAGCTGGAGCTCTACCGAATCTTACGCTTATTTGCTGGCCGTATTAAAATCGCTCAGCGGCTTTCAGCCGTTCCGCCGATATTATGCCGACGGCGTATCAGTAGAGGCGATTATGGAGTTTGTCGTTATTAATCCGGTATTTCCCCGCTCGGTCCATTTTGCGTTCCATGCACTGGAGGAGCATATGCGCCAGATCGAGCTGCAGGATCCGCAGCTCCGTACTTCGCATGACCGGATGCTGCGCCAGGTCGGCAAAGTGAAAGCCGATATGGCTTGCCTGGAGCGGGAAGACATTATGATCGACCGCTCCGGGCAAATCGTATCGCATCTGGTGAATGCGTGCCAGCAGCTCGGAACGGCATTTGCCAAAACATTTTTTCGGATGGGGGAGGCCAGCGCATGA
- a CDS encoding transglutaminase family protein → MKLSISHVTHYEYETPVTDSVNEIRLTPSTNERQSCYQQAIWIEPNASLFSYEDYFGNRVHAFSVNNPHRKLTIRTQMTVVTRSAPSPEEQAALMNGRPAREAWLWLESEEAHNRFAEFLLPTGYTAVTPAVRLFADSVDSAADDKELSVLGWLTELSSKIREDFIYDPNATTVKTKAADLLENKRGVCQDFAHLMIACSRARRIPARYVSGYHFVGDLQGGASGFEQASHAWVEAYVPSVGWCCFDPTNKTPVGERYVKLGHGRDYIDIVPVKGVYQGSGEQRLQVLVDVRRLED, encoded by the coding sequence ATGAAGCTCAGTATATCTCACGTTACCCATTACGAATACGAGACGCCCGTTACGGACAGTGTCAATGAAATCCGGCTTACGCCAAGCACTAACGAGCGGCAATCGTGTTATCAGCAAGCTATATGGATCGAGCCGAATGCCTCGCTGTTCAGCTATGAGGATTATTTCGGCAACCGGGTACACGCCTTTTCCGTCAATAATCCGCACCGCAAACTGACGATCCGGACGCAGATGACCGTTGTAACCAGAAGCGCGCCCTCTCCCGAGGAGCAGGCCGCACTTATGAACGGCCGTCCGGCGCGTGAAGCATGGCTGTGGCTGGAAAGTGAGGAGGCGCATAACCGGTTTGCGGAATTTCTGCTGCCGACCGGATATACCGCAGTGACACCTGCGGTCCGGCTGTTTGCCGACAGCGTTGACAGCGCCGCCGATGACAAGGAGCTAAGCGTGCTCGGGTGGCTGACGGAACTTTCCTCGAAAATAAGAGAAGATTTCATTTATGACCCGAATGCAACAACCGTTAAAACCAAAGCGGCTGATTTGCTTGAAAATAAACGGGGCGTATGCCAAGATTTCGCTCATCTGATGATTGCGTGCAGCAGGGCGCGGCGCATTCCTGCGCGTTATGTGAGCGGTTATCACTTTGTCGGCGATTTGCAGGGCGGCGCTTCGGGCTTTGAGCAGGCTTCGCACGCCTGGGTGGAAGCGTATGTGCCAAGCGTCGGCTGGTGCTGCTTTGATCCCACGAACAAAACGCCGGTAGGCGAACGGTATGTGAAGCTGGGTCACGGCCGGGATTATATAGACATCGTGCCTGTAAAAGGGGTATATCAAGGAAGCGGAGAGCAGCGCCTTCAGGTGCTTGTAGATGTTCGCAGGCTGGAAGATTAG
- a CDS encoding metallophosphoesterase, whose translation MLRIAHLSDFHLAANHISDFQEFTLKALIKDLLEFHKEKKIDLILFSGDLIDKGGMSFNKDIELAFMSFNEYVIEPIQKALSIDKDKFLFVPGNHDIDQSAIDEIYEDGLRHRLNSVESVNNFIERNSTSGLERILAFKNFERDHFSGYSHQITNFSSNFKFEINNLQIGVACLNSSWRCCDNNDKERLLIGERQLINARKELGECDIKIAVVHHPLDWLATFDKRSVEQIITKDYDMLFCGHVHEGDTVTKTSMLGSLFISTTPSNWTSNLRSTDRNYSNGYNIIDYANSEIISYNRRYNHAQERFDPNTDLGDKEGKAIFLIPNNGELERRNFEKKTCETIKQVHYGSRDEHLLSFKTDTLAPKNIEELFVLPHIVGNEQYDADNQDKEQIYDLERLCELSGHSIFIGNKESGKTILLDRLMIEFSNNIDKYRKIPVYIDLEDSRTSKIFTDISRFLNVGIHDIDSLLTNYQIVLLIDNLTPSYNRSFKIKEIEQITQKYSNVQVFATCISLLDGELPIELLEFEILPKFRALKIAPFKTKQIKALTQKWFSKNQNYQKKELLDDLIKIFGKLNIPRTPLAVSMFLWIIEYQESYKPVNNATMLENFVERLFRKHSSKEIYSEEFDFTNKQRLLADIALHMYNNDLENYKIPSNVLYNHIYEYLKARKFLFRVDDVLKEFIEVGVLTEEHGESELFVRFRFSCFFKYFLMKNMDYRVEFKDFVLHEDNYLKFEDEIEYFTGLKRDQAGVLQVIVERMNKKFEQLVEYFKSIPSGFDVAFQTNESIINQLDNNYLKRLTNSDKPTEEELDQISDQALENQKDELGIEKKYDLSKPQELERSWTLAAKVLKNTEETEDGALKSKSFNDLLTCSSAFATLYKIFLNKHFEKEDGKNDDDLDVMYKVLPLAHQVITYSLVGTAKLSVVMKEDIQNKLIDNPNDYTEFEKYLSVFIYSDLKGPEYFKYIAQLIKDTKQSYINDMILFKLVTYYYFRSKNQSMDLQYLNLIGDLIIKVRNDPKIKKSKIFEDYRLKRAKKLRSSNSEDEAI comes from the coding sequence ATGTTAAGAATTGCTCATCTGTCGGATTTTCATTTAGCTGCAAATCACATTTCAGATTTTCAAGAGTTCACTTTAAAAGCATTGATTAAAGACTTACTGGAGTTTCATAAAGAAAAAAAGATCGACCTCATTTTATTTTCGGGAGATTTGATTGATAAAGGCGGCATGAGCTTTAATAAAGATATTGAACTCGCATTTATGAGTTTTAATGAATATGTGATTGAACCAATCCAAAAAGCGTTAAGTATAGATAAAGATAAGTTTTTATTTGTCCCTGGTAATCATGATATTGATCAAAGTGCGATAGATGAGATATACGAAGATGGACTAAGACATAGACTAAACTCTGTTGAAAGTGTCAATAATTTTATTGAACGTAACAGCACAAGTGGTCTAGAAAGAATTCTTGCATTTAAGAACTTTGAGCGAGATCACTTTAGTGGATATAGTCATCAGATTACTAATTTTAGTTCTAATTTTAAGTTTGAGATTAATAATTTACAGATCGGGGTAGCTTGCTTAAATTCATCGTGGAGATGCTGCGATAATAATGATAAGGAGAGACTTTTAATTGGCGAAAGACAATTAATAAATGCAAGAAAGGAACTTGGGGAATGTGATATTAAAATTGCTGTTGTGCATCATCCCTTGGATTGGCTAGCAACATTCGATAAAAGATCAGTGGAACAAATTATTACTAAAGACTATGATATGCTTTTTTGTGGTCATGTACATGAGGGGGATACAGTTACAAAGACCTCTATGTTAGGAAGCTTATTCATATCTACTACTCCATCAAATTGGACTAGCAATTTAAGATCAACGGATAGAAATTACTCGAATGGATATAACATTATTGATTATGCTAATAGTGAAATTATTTCATATAACCGTAGATATAATCATGCACAAGAGAGATTTGATCCAAATACAGACTTGGGAGATAAGGAGGGAAAAGCTATTTTTTTGATTCCGAATAATGGCGAACTGGAGCGGAGAAATTTTGAAAAAAAAACTTGTGAGACAATAAAACAGGTTCATTACGGTTCCAGAGATGAACATTTATTAAGTTTCAAAACAGACACCCTCGCTCCCAAAAACATTGAAGAGTTATTTGTTTTGCCTCATATTGTTGGGAATGAGCAGTATGATGCAGATAACCAAGATAAGGAACAAATATATGATTTAGAACGGTTGTGTGAACTTTCGGGGCATTCAATTTTTATTGGAAACAAGGAATCAGGAAAAACAATTTTGTTGGATAGACTTATGATTGAGTTTTCCAATAATATTGATAAGTATAGAAAAATTCCTGTATATATTGACTTGGAAGATTCTAGAACAAGCAAAATTTTCACAGATATTAGCCGGTTTTTAAATGTTGGAATTCATGATATAGATAGTTTGCTGACGAATTATCAAATCGTATTACTTATAGATAATTTGACGCCAAGCTATAATCGATCATTTAAGATTAAAGAGATTGAGCAAATAACACAGAAATACAGTAATGTTCAAGTATTTGCAACATGTATATCTTTACTTGATGGGGAATTACCGATCGAATTGTTGGAGTTTGAGATTCTTCCAAAATTTAGAGCACTGAAGATTGCACCATTTAAAACAAAACAAATTAAAGCTCTGACGCAAAAGTGGTTTTCTAAAAATCAAAACTATCAAAAAAAGGAACTTCTCGATGATTTGATTAAGATATTTGGGAAACTAAATATTCCAAGAACTCCTCTTGCTGTCTCTATGTTTTTATGGATTATTGAGTATCAGGAAAGCTATAAGCCTGTAAATAATGCTACTATGCTGGAAAATTTCGTTGAAAGATTATTTAGAAAGCACTCAAGTAAGGAAATATACTCTGAGGAATTTGATTTTACAAATAAACAAAGATTACTTGCTGATATCGCATTGCATATGTATAACAATGATTTGGAAAATTACAAAATACCTTCAAATGTTCTGTACAATCACATTTATGAGTATCTAAAAGCACGTAAGTTTCTATTTAGAGTTGATGATGTACTAAAAGAATTTATTGAAGTTGGCGTTTTAACTGAAGAGCATGGTGAATCGGAGCTTTTTGTAAGGTTTAGATTCAGTTGTTTTTTTAAATACTTTCTTATGAAAAACATGGATTATAGAGTTGAGTTTAAAGATTTTGTGTTACATGAGGATAACTATCTTAAGTTCGAAGACGAGATAGAATACTTTACAGGATTAAAACGCGATCAAGCAGGGGTACTACAAGTCATTGTTGAACGAATGAATAAAAAGTTTGAACAGTTAGTGGAGTATTTTAAGTCTATACCTTCAGGATTTGATGTTGCATTTCAAACAAATGAGTCAATAATAAATCAGCTAGATAATAACTATTTAAAAAGACTAACAAACTCTGATAAACCAACTGAAGAAGAACTTGATCAGATAAGTGATCAGGCACTAGAAAATCAAAAAGACGAGCTTGGAATTGAAAAAAAATACGATCTTTCAAAACCTCAGGAACTAGAAAGATCCTGGACTTTAGCTGCAAAAGTATTGAAAAATACAGAGGAGACAGAAGATGGAGCTCTTAAGTCAAAAAGCTTTAACGATTTATTGACCTGTTCGAGTGCATTTGCGACCCTGTATAAGATTTTTCTTAATAAACATTTTGAAAAAGAAGATGGTAAAAATGACGATGATCTTGATGTAATGTATAAGGTATTACCACTCGCACATCAAGTTATTACTTACTCCTTAGTTGGAACGGCTAAATTAAGTGTTGTAATGAAAGAAGATATTCAAAATAAGCTCATAGATAATCCGAATGATTATACTGAGTTTGAAAAATATCTTTCGGTATTTATTTATTCTGATCTCAAAGGTCCGGAATATTTTAAATACATTGCTCAGTTAATTAAGGATACCAAACAATCGTATATTAACGACATGATTTTGTTTAAATTAGTAACTTATTATTATTTTAGATCCAAGAATCAGTCTATGGATCTACAATATCTTAACTTAATTGGTGATTTAATTATTAAGGTAAGAAATGATCCAAAAATTAAGAAGAGCAAGATTTTTGAGGATTATAGGTTGAAGCGTGCCAAAAAGCTAAGATCTTCTAATTCTGAAGATGAGGCAATTTAA